A portion of the Phaeodactylum tricornutum CCAP 1055/1 chromosome 7, whole genome shotgun sequence genome contains these proteins:
- a CDS encoding predicted protein → MNSSFQDPTFQDSKFAGPCKNACSDLLSSGTRKRSSRGRRKRKETVSPGLRKPKRCLTAYNIFYQHEREATLLELPMNPSGKPRSASGKIAFIDLVRNIALKWKALDTKSRKYFEELAVKDRERYAIDMAQWRSRKRRTEIEAEQQEKSTSQSDVNKSSNPVPMPVSRSMVVTGSDEFLPFQCSSRNSGFMKMKEFWSLQELKPSLKNQGHLGSMDKLQQRNEPQVWGGISSFYHVTDMRGPKISDLISKLDAESISFLVETFTIDRKLTAKPIWGPPAVTVETSRK, encoded by the coding sequence ATGAACTCTTCTTTCCAAGACCCAACCTTCCAAGACAGCAAATTCGCAGGGCCGTGCAAGAATGCATGTAGTGACTTGTTGAGCAGTGGTACACGCAAACGCTCTTCCAGAGGTCGTAGAAAGCGGAAAGAAACGGTGTCTCCTGGACTTCGTAAACCTAAACGCTGCTTGACCGCATATAACATATTCTACCAGCACGAGCGGGAGGCGACGTTGCTCGAGCTGCCCATGAATCCTTCAGGAAAACCCAGAAGCGCGAGCGGTAAAATTGCATTTATTGATTTGGTCCGGAATATAGCGCTCAAATGGAAAGCTCTTGACACGAAGAGTCGAAAGTACTTTGAAGAGCTGGCGGTGAAAGACAGAGAAAGATACGCAATAGATATGGCGCAATGGAGAAGCCGCAAGCGTCGCACAGAAATCGAAGCTGAGCAACAGGAGAAATCgacctcacagtcagacgtCAACAAGAGCTCAAATCCAGTTCCTATGCCTGTGTCAAGAAGCATGGTAGTAACAGGGTCAGACGAATTTTTACCATTTCAATGTTCCAGCAGAAATTCTGGTTTTATGAAAATGAAGGAATTTTGGTCGCTTCAGGAACTCAAGCCTTCGTTAAAAAACCAAGGCCATCTTGGTAGCATGGATAAGCTGCAGCAAAGGAACGAGCCACAAGTATGGGGAGGTATCTCAAGCTTCTATCACGTAACAGACATGCGCGGACCAAAAATTTCTGACCTTATCAGCAAACTAGATGCTGAAAGCATTTCTTTTCTGGTTGAAACCTTTACCATCGACAGAAAACTGACAGCAAAACCAATCTGGGGTCCGCCAGCCGTTACTGTTGAGACCTCCCGCAAATAA
- a CDS encoding predicted protein, translating to MNASSNQTLAPKSVVTNTESNQAMLIQPANTGGSTTSNEKGPLVADLDIAIGRNAMPDFLGQDFQDRNGQHHPIAEFLYQLTKMLTDENSEIIEWSDGRIKVHYPERLEGEVLQKYFRHSKFASFQRQLNYFGFRKIAGKGKMSPCSYVNEAATSDIRSLLLIKRKTNGSAARKAAMQQHSLGLPAYDPNSTASSGMNFPGLSMATGSSHQQMSLLNGQQSIANAMALLSENALRAGLGQYQMLQQQQQQSGDSLGNHQLNLFALQQQQQQQQQRSQHQFLSLQQAQQELQQQQQTSSSNQRLQEQNQLGSNPQFGQHALQHLSIAQGQQHNGSQVTSNNASQNIPSLEQLRAQLAASLASQHGSFNASLLNSGLNIANNPVVAGVKLNASHQTTSANPASAALKALTAQTPAMPATAAMDAASATAQTNSNLFDSAANLKSLLGEHSSNQDARPSVPTNSTPHVSSALLNRLPSSSTIFPELSTASFGNLLASSNRLNSLLSLNSFLGSREPSLADFAAANNMSAHQLAANAANGMSHFASDASKFRSNH from the coding sequence ATGAATGCGTCTTCCAATCAAACACTCGCACCGAAAAGTGTTGTGACTAACACTGAGTCTAATCAAGCGATGCTGATCCAGCCTGCAAATACCGGAGGATCAACGACTTCGAACGAGAAAGGCCCGCTTGTTGCCGATCTCGATATTGCTATAGGACGCAACGCTATGCCTGATTTTCTTGGACAGGATTTTCAGGACCGCAATGGACAGCACCATCCGATTGCGGAGTTCCTTTATCAACTGACTAAAATGCTGACGGATGAAAACTCAGAAATTATCGAATGGTCGGACGGGAGGATCAAGGTTCACTATCCTGAACGACTGGAAGGTGAGGTCTTGCAGAAGTACTTTCGCCACTCCAAATTTGCATCTTTTCAGCGCCAGCTGAACTACTTTGGCTTCCGCAAAATCGCGGGGAAAGGGAAGATGTCCCCATGCTCCTACGTCAATGAAGCAGCGACGTCCGATATCCGTAGTCTACTTCTTATTAAACGAAAAACCAATGGTTCCGCTGCTCGAAAAGCTGCGATGCAACAACATTCCCTTGGGTTGCCCGCCTACGACCCGAACTCTACAGCTTCAAGCGGAATGAACTTTCCCGGTCTCTCAATGGCCACTGGTAGTTCACATCAGCAGATGTCCCTTCTCAATGGACAGCAGTCCATTGCTAACGCCATGGCTTTGCTCTCGGAAAACGCCCTTCGAGCTGGCCTTGGTCAATATCAGATgttgcaacaacagcaacagcagtcaGGAGATAGCTTGGGGAATCACCAGCTTAATCTTTTTGCCcttcagcagcaacaacaacaacaacaacaaagatCCCAGCATCAATTTTTAAGTCTCCAACAGGCACAGCAAGAGcttcagcagcagcaacaaacatCGAGTTCAAACCAGCGCCTTCAAGAGCAAAATCAACTTGGGAGCAACCCCCAGTTTGGACAGCATGCTCTCCAACATTTATCGATAGCTCAAGGTCAGCAACACAATGGGTCACAGGTAACCAGTAACAACGCTTCGCAGAACATCCCCTCGCTTGAGCAGCTACGTGCCCAACTGGCAGCGAGCTTAGCTAGCCAGCATGGGTCCTTTAATGCCAGTCTGCTGAACTCTGGTCTGAATATTGCGAACAACCCTGTAGTTGCGGGAGTCAAACTAAATGCATCGCATCAAACTACTAGTGCGAACCCTGCTTCAGCAGCTCTCAAAGCTTTAACCGCTCAGACTCCTGCTATGCCTGCGACCGCAGCAATGGATGCGGCATCAGCCACTGCTCAGACCAACAGCAATCTGTTTGATTCTGCAGCCAATCTGAAATCCTTACTGGGTGAACACAGCTCTAACCAGGATGCTCGTCCTAGTGTACCAACGAACTCAACCCCACACGTTTCCAGTGCCTTGTTGAACCGACTGCCCTCATCAAGTACCATCTTTCCAGAGCTGAGCACGGCCAGTTTTGGGAACCTTCTGGCCAGCTCGAACCGATTGAACTCATTGCTGAGCTTGAACAGCTTTTTGGGATCTAGAGAACCATCGT
- a CDS encoding predicted protein, whose amino-acid sequence MSRKIVYMNNAGQAQLDQSVVAAGIACVQKPAWEMDAEEDAKIVRTLFAQMIHASPTNIAIMPSTAFAITLAAHNLKFQLEGQKGRILVLQDQMCSAVYPWEHLCSRSGGYLELDIVSYPSASTTWTEKVITHLKNGQDKILVACLPPLHWADGALLDLVEISKICRDIGAFLVVDATQAVGVYPCDISLFSPALLACSVHKWLRGPSGASLVYIDPKLQNTWEPLDQHGRSRKVAGMAIWNAAKDGMGPQGYPQEFVTDARRFDSGGKPSPFLLPMLRKSMLKVIEVDIEKIQSLLKDRMMPLLDWADKHELWTPSVHAYHLIGIRANTMYILLSDAGRFGFPRISTPPRKTYKN is encoded by the exons ATGTCGCGGAAAATAGTGTATATGAACAATGCTGGTCAGGCGCAACTGGACCAGTCCGTGGTTGCCGCGGGTATCGCTTGCGTTCAGAAGCCAGCGTGGGAAATggatgcggaagaagatgccAAAATAGTTCGCACACTTTTTGCACAAATGATACACGCAAGCCCGACGAACATTGCAATCATGCCGAGTACCGCATTTGCCATCACTCTAGCGGCTCACAATCTGAAATTTCAACTGGAAGGCCAAAAGGGGCGGATTCTGGTACTTCAAGATCAAATGTGCTCGGCGGTTTACCCCTGGGAGCATCTGTGCAGTCGATCAGGAGGATACCTAGAATTAGATATCGTGTCATATCCAAGTGCAAGTACTACATGGACCGAAAAAGTGATTACGCATTTAAAAAACGGCCAAGACAAAATCTTGGTTGCTTGTTTGCCTCCGCTGCATTGGGCTGACGGCGCGCTTCTAGATCTTGTTGAGATCAGTAAAATTTGTAGAGATATTGGTGCTTTTTTGGTTGTGGATGCCACGCAGGCTGTGGGGGTATATCCTTGCGATATCAGTTTGTTTAGCCCAGCATTGTTAGCATGCAGCGTTCATAAATGGCTACGTGGACCTTCGGGAGCTTCACTTGTTTACATCGACCCTAAACTACAAAATACATGGGAACCTCTTGACCAACACGGCCGGTCTCGAAAAGTGGCCGGAATGGCAATTTGGAATGCCGCCAAGGATGGAATGGGCCCTCAAGGCTACCCCCAAGAGTTCGTGACAGATGCTCGCAGATTTGATAGTGGCGGAAAACCAAGTCCTTTTCTTTTACCGATGCTGCGGAAGTCCATGCTAAAAGTAATTGAGGTTGACATTGAAAAAATCCAATCACTGCTAAAGGATCGGATGATGCCGTTGCTCGATTGGGCTGACAAACACGAACTTTGGACACCCAGTGTGCATGCTTACCATCTAATTGGCATTCGG GCGAACACGATGTACATATTGCTGTCCGATGCGGGGCGTTTCGGATTTCCCCGTATCTCGACACCACCGAGGAAAACGTACAAAAACTGA
- the UBA1 gene encoding ubiquitin-activating enzyme E1, protein 1 (Ubiquitin activating enzyme E1, homolog to animal UBA): protein MNYCWRFCLGLLLEQALLRDSFGVRFVPIFHPSPRRVKVHIRNALSSRGGGGGDAVGETEDDEERYSRQVFALGAEAHKRIRSSTVYLDGPGLDAAYFKGELDDLGRAYHRAARSETGKSDDDCDVSDEEVLMEYLKRLNPSVQVSVVKYSDFRPLDDSLRGVLLCVDRCHEKLLVMNGLARRHNLAFVGTETAGVYGRVFCDFGTSFEVNDTDGETPLVIPLDRVERGISDEILFVTCLEGQQHDVSKGEEIRFIDPNGDSSEQKCTVIEVHTPLRLSIEVDKKGGSCQEWIESVNKKYVAFSRIKASKKLSFDDLAIASKKASSDASIFTPSDLGKSFDDNRRAALFACFRAASSFVGDHLRWADDNDLDDFCELVRTFMSNCESEHCFLSESQHFNVEQFLEVGRAKFSPIQAFFGAIASQEALKALTGLYHPIQQFLLYDCDEILNSPSDRTCSVNEKEGSDRNTCGLRHILGDSIVEDLQSMRVFVVGAGAIGCEILKNLAAMGIGSKSKGRVIITDMDTIEKSNLSRQLLFRDSDVGKFKSSAATQAILRFNNKMKIDSHSSKVGDSEHNPFDDLFWRKGVDIVLNALDNMEARFFTDRQCVANGKPLIDSGTLGPKGNVQVVIPHKSESYSSSADPPDPAIAVCTLKNFPYAISHTIQWGRDLFEDVFSRRPSQVNDARDSLSSTCVEAFVSRLIQERGENGFQQFAAELKEDVSPDLESSDIRAHSLEWAASTAVKLFRDSIETLLLKHPPGSLDDDGEPFWSGTRRQPRVLSFSGSVPLDAMQSSVNENLIDFVRYAARLRAEMYASKPIRDPFEFSRNDAEASLNSAEQAQPSDKEVMDTDTVNVLIDSLRRLSSFSKPLNTAEFEKDDDSNGHIAFVTAASNLRAMSYGIPPVNRLQTRRIAGNIVPAVISTTAAVSALSCIELVKLAQGAQLKLHRNAFMNLALPFFAFTSPLPAEVMPGLQGRQYTIWDRLKVRESKKALAKGGISLRKLIRRIKQLASTNPKKVSVLSISFGPYLLYASFLHDDDKNHLKSSLWNILEELTEVDDDFVSTRSNDNRSTEYSPTQKFVDLSVIVEDPDNGSECELPLVRVFRRFL, encoded by the exons ATGAATTACTGCTGGCGATTTTGTCTGGGCTTGTTATTAGAGCAGGCGCTTTTAAGAGACTCTTTCGGTGTTCGCTTTGTCCCCATTTTCCATCCTTCTCCTCGGAGGGTCAAGGTTCATATCAGAAATGCACTATCATCTCGAGGCGGTGGGGGTGGGGATGCCGTCGGTGAAACTGAGGATGATGAAGAGCGATACAGCCGTCAAGTTTTCGCTCTCGGCGCTGAAGCACATAAGCGAATCCGATCGTCTACCGTATACTTGGATGGGCCAGGAC TCGATGCAGCTTATTTCAAAGGAGAATTAGATGATCTAGGCCGGGCATATCACAGAGCTGCACGGTCGGAGACTGGGAAGAGTGATGATGACTGCGATGTATCCGATGAAGAAGTATTGATGGAGTACTTAAAGCGGCTCAACCCATCAGTTCAGGTATCAGTTGTAAAATATTCAGACTTTCGGCCATTAGATGACAGTTTGCGAGGAGTTCTTCTGTGTGTCGACCGTTGTCACGAGAAGCTACTAGTCATGAATGGCTTGGCAAGGCGACACAACCTTGCGTTTGTGGGGACTGAGACAGCTGGCGTGTACGGACGCGTCTTCTGCGATTTTGGGACCTCTTTCGAAGTAAATGACACTGATGGAGAGACTCCACTGGTGATTCCGCTAGATCGAGTTGAGCGAGGGATTAGTGACGAAATACTTTTTGTAACATGCCTTGAGGGGCAACAGCACGATGTTTCCAAGGGTGAAGAAATCAGGTTCATCGATCCTAACGGCGATTCATCAGAGCAGAAATGCACGGTCATCGAAGTGCACACTCCTTTGCGACTATCGATTGAGGTTGACAAAAAAGGCGGATCTTGTCAAGAGTGGATCGAAAGTGTAAATAAGAAATATGTGGCATTCTCCCGGATCAAGGCTTCTAAGAAACTTTCCTTTGACGATCTCGCAATAGCGAGTAAAAAAGCGTCCAGCGATGCTTCCATTTTCACTCCTAGCGATTTAGGAAAGAGTTTTGATGACAACCGAAGAGCGGCACTTTTCGCTTGTTTCCGAGCTGCATCAAGTTTTGTTGGGGATCATCTAAGATGGGCTGACGACAACGACTTGGATGATTTCTGTGAGCTAGTCCGGACGTTTATGTCTAACTGCGAGTCTGAGCACTGCTTTCTTTCTGAATCGCAGCATTTTAATGTTGAACAGTTTCTTGAGGTTGGAAGAGCGAAGTTCAGCCCTATCCAGGCTTTCTTTGGTGCGATAGCATCTCAAGAGGCATTAAAAGCGTTGACCGGTCTTTACCACCCTATCCAACAATTCCTTCTGTACGATTGCGACGAAATTTTGAACTCTCCTTCAGATCGCACATGTTCTGTAAACGAAAAGGAGGGAAGTGACCGAAATACATGTGGACTTCGCCATATACTGGGTGATTCTATCGTTGAAGATCTACAATCCATGAGAGTGTTTGTAGTGGGTGCTGGAGCAATAGGCTGCGAGATCCTTAAGAATCTGGCGGCAATGGGTATAggatccaaaagcaaaggccGAGTAATTATCACGGACATGGATACTATTGAAAAATCCAATTTAAGCCGACAGCTACTTTTTCGCGACAGCGACGTCGGTAAATTCAAGAGTAGCGCTGCCACTCAAGCTATCCTTCGAttcaacaacaaaatgaaaattgaTTCTCATTCCAGCAAAGTTGGAGACTCCGAGCACAATCCCTTTGATGATCTGTTTTGGCGCAAAGGTGTTGACATTGTGTTGAATGCACTTGACAACATGGAAGCTCGCTTTTTTACAGACAGACAATGTGTTGCCAATGGCAAACCTTTGATTGACTCCGGAACGCTTGGTCCGAAGGGAAATGTCCAAGTCGTTATTCCCCATAAAAGCGAATCGTATTCGTCGAGTGCTGACCCGCCCGATCCTGCGATAGCGGTGTGTACGCTTAAGAACTTCCCTTATGCCATTTCCCACACTATTCAATGGGGACGTGATCTATTTGAGGACGTGTTTTCGAGGAGACCATCTCAAGTCAATGACGCAAGGGACTCTTTGTCCTCAACCTGCGTCGAAGCCTTCGTTTCAAGATTGATTCAGGAACGAGGAGAGAATGGATTTCAACAATTTGCTGCGGAACTGAAGGAAGATGTGAGTCCCGATCTCGAGTCGTCAGATATACGGGCGCACTCGTTAGAGTGGGCTGCGTCTACTGCAGTCAAACTTTTTCGGGATTCTATAGAGACGCTTCTTCTGAAACATCCCCCGGGAAGTTTGGACGATGATGGCGAACCCTTTTGGAGTGGAACACGGCGACAGCCACGTGTTTTATCGTTCTCTGGTTCCGTACCTCTTGATGCGATGCAGTCAAGTGTTAACGAGAATCTCATCGACTTTGTGAGGTATGCCGCTCGGTTGCGGGCAGAGATGTACGCTAGCAAGCCTATTCGTGACCCTTTTGAATTCTCACGAAATGATGCTGAGGCAAGTTTAAACAGTGCAGAGCAGGCTCAACCATCTGACAAAGAAGTGATGGACACAGACACAGTCAATGTTCTTATTGATTCTCTCAGGCGACTatcatctttttcaaaaccccTAAATACCGCCGAGTTTGAGAAAGATGACGATTCCAATGGACACATTGCGTTTGTTACTGCTGCTAGCAATCTTCGAGCCATGAGCTATGGAATTCCGCCTGTAAATAGATTGCAAACAAGGCGAATAGCGGGGAACATTGTTCCTGCTGTAATCTCGACAACTGCAGCCGTCTCAGCTCTTTCATGCATTGAACTCGTCAAGCTTGCGCAGGGAGCGCAATTGAAATTACACAGGAATGCCTTCATGAATCTGGCACTACCGTTTTTCGCTTTCACTTCCCCACTTCCTGCGGAGGTAATGCCGGGCCTGCAAGGTCGTCAGTACACAATATGGGATCGTTTGAAGGTGCGGGAAAGCAAGAAGGCCCTGGCAAAGGGTGGAATATCCCTAAGGAAGCTTATTCGTCGAATAAAACAACTAGCTTCTACGAACCCCAAAAAAGTGTCAGTTTTGTCCATATCTTTTGGTCCCTACCTCCTGTATGCAAGCTTCCTCCACGATGATGACAAAAATCATCTCAAGTCCTCCTTGTGGAACATTCTTGAAGAATTGACCGaagtcgacgacgactttgtaTCTACTCgaagcaacgacaacaggTCAACTGAATATTCGCCGACACAGAAATTTGTGGATTTATCGGTCATCGTTGAAGATCCCGACAATGGCAGTGAATGCGAGTTGCCATTGGTGAGGGTGTTTCGGAGATTTCTATAA
- a CDS encoding predicted protein, giving the protein MIRLLLLCYFVQAWSYAFTGKNPISTRAGSALGNVARPSLALNLELDQQVLQGIGIGVAGLAAGVGLVAFTEAQGERAKERGGGLSEGMSTRITGGLLEDVEVSSVEDLGSLTSQLEKALRESGGAKDEVFEMTEEEKKRIQDEADDGW; this is encoded by the coding sequence ATGATCCGACTCCTTCTTCTTTGCTATTTCGTGCAAGCTTGGAGCTACGCTTTCACAGGGAAAAATCCGATTTCGACGAGAGCTGGCTCCGCTCTCGGCAATGTTGCCAGACCATCCTTGGCCCTAAATTTGGAACTGGATCAGCAGGTCTTGCAAGGGATTGGGATTGGCGTGGCCGGATTGGCGGCCGGGGTCGGTCTCGTAGCCTTTACGGAAGCACAAGGTGAGCGTGCGAAGGAACGAGGAGGGGGTTTGTCCGAGGGTATGAGCACTCGAATTACTGGAGGACTTTTGGAAGATGTTGAGGTGTCTTCGGTAGAAGATCTAGGCTCATTAACGAGCCAGCTAGAAAAAGCACTGAGAGAATCAGGAGGAGCAAAAGATGAAGTGTTCGAAATGACagaagaggaaaagaaacgtaTCCAAGATGAAGCCGACGATGGATGGTAA